A region from the Halomonas piscis genome encodes:
- the nuoC gene encoding NADH-quinone oxidoreductase subunit C/D — MSTDASAAIVHTLRQRFGDKLHCEQPTLAGMPVVWVRRDAIVEVLDALRRLPEPFEMLYDLTAVDERIRGHRGGLPAADYTVVYQLLSVSGNRDIMLKVALDERDLSLPTVIAVYPNADWYEREVWDMFGIEFAGHPNLRRILMPPTWNGHPLRKDHHARATEFDPYTLTVEGQDKEQEAMRFVPEEWGMQRERDNAEFMFLNLGPNHPSAHGAFRIVLQLDGEEIIDCVPDIGYHHRGAEKMGERQSWHSFIPYTDRIDYVGGVMNNLPYVLAVEKLAGIQVTDRAATVRVMMSELFRITSHLLFLGTYLQDLGAMSPVFFTFTDRQKAYHVIEAITGFRMHPAWFRIGGLMQDLPRGWDRLMQEFVDWMPARLREYERVMMENSVVRDRTRHVAAFDTANALAWGVTGPNLRATGCDFDLRKKRPYSGYENFDFEIPLGHNGDAFDRGQLRIEEMRQSLRIIQQCINHMPEGDFKADHPLTTPPPRERMLEHIETLITHFLQVSWGPVLPANESLQMIEAAKGINSYYLTSDGSTMSYRTRIRTPSFPHLQQIPALMRGGFVPDLIAHLGSLDFVMADVDR; from the coding sequence ATGAGCACAGATGCCTCCGCCGCGATTGTCCATACGCTACGCCAGCGCTTCGGCGACAAGCTTCACTGCGAGCAGCCCACGCTTGCCGGCATGCCGGTGGTCTGGGTGCGCCGCGACGCCATTGTCGAAGTGCTCGACGCGCTGCGTCGGCTGCCCGAGCCGTTCGAGATGCTCTACGATCTCACCGCGGTGGACGAGCGTATCCGCGGCCACCGCGGGGGCCTGCCCGCCGCGGACTATACCGTGGTCTACCAGCTGCTGTCGGTCTCCGGCAATCGCGACATCATGCTCAAGGTGGCGCTGGACGAGCGCGATCTCTCCCTGCCCACGGTCATTGCGGTCTACCCCAACGCCGACTGGTATGAGCGCGAGGTCTGGGACATGTTTGGCATCGAGTTCGCCGGCCATCCCAATCTGCGGCGTATCCTCATGCCGCCGACCTGGAACGGCCATCCGCTGCGCAAGGATCACCACGCCCGGGCCACCGAGTTTGACCCTTACACGCTCACCGTAGAGGGCCAGGACAAGGAGCAGGAGGCGATGCGCTTCGTGCCCGAAGAATGGGGCATGCAGCGCGAGCGCGACAACGCCGAGTTCATGTTCTTGAACCTGGGGCCCAACCACCCTTCCGCCCACGGCGCGTTTCGCATTGTGCTGCAGCTGGACGGCGAGGAAATCATCGACTGCGTGCCGGATATCGGCTACCACCATCGCGGCGCGGAAAAGATGGGCGAGCGCCAGTCCTGGCACAGTTTTATCCCCTATACCGACCGTATCGACTACGTCGGCGGGGTGATGAACAACCTGCCCTACGTACTGGCGGTGGAAAAGCTGGCCGGCATCCAGGTCACCGACCGCGCCGCCACGGTGCGGGTGATGATGTCGGAGCTTTTCCGCATCACCAGCCACCTGCTGTTTCTGGGCACCTACCTGCAGGACCTGGGCGCCATGTCGCCGGTGTTCTTCACCTTTACCGACCGGCAGAAGGCCTACCACGTCATTGAAGCCATTACCGGCTTTCGCATGCACCCGGCGTGGTTCCGCATCGGCGGGCTGATGCAGGACTTGCCCCGGGGCTGGGACCGGCTGATGCAGGAGTTCGTCGACTGGATGCCGGCGCGGCTCAGGGAATACGAGCGCGTCATGATGGAAAACTCGGTAGTGCGCGACCGGACTCGCCACGTCGCCGCCTTCGACACCGCCAACGCCCTGGCCTGGGGGGTAACCGGCCCCAACCTGCGCGCCACCGGCTGCGATTTCGACCTGCGCAAGAAGCGCCCCTACTCCGGCTACGAGAATTTCGATTTCGAGATTCCGCTGGGGCACAACGGCGACGCCTTCGACCGCGGCCAGCTGCGCATCGAAGAAATGCGCCAGAGCCTGCGCATCATCCAGCAGTGCATCAACCACATGCCCGAAGGCGATTTCAAGGCCGACCATCCGCTGACCACGCCGCCGCCCCGGGAGCGCATGCTCGAGCACATCGAGACCCTGATCACGCACTTTCTGCAGGTCTCCTGGGGGCCGGTGCTGCCGGCCAACGAGTCGCTACAGATGATCGAGGCCGCCAAGGGCATCAACAGCTATTACCTGACCAGCGACGGCAGCACCATGAGCTACCGCACGCGCATCCGCACGCCGAGTTTCCCGCACCTGCAGCAAATTCCGGCGCTGATGCGCGGCGGCTTCGTGCCGGACCTGATTGCCCATCTGGGCAGCCTCGATTTCGTCATGGCCGACGTGGATCGCTAA
- the nuoE gene encoding NADH-quinone oxidoreductase subunit NuoE: protein MSVNQSDSFYAATGTPAPIATDGDGFALHADDRRAMLEERAHYEQPQAACIEALKIVQKRHGWVPDGAIAAIAEVLGVGPGSVEGVATFYNLIFRQPVGRHVILVCDSSSCFLTGYDELSAALSQRLGIRFGETTKDNRFTLLPTCCLGACDRGPAMMIDDDTFGPIAPSDLSELLEAYP, encoded by the coding sequence ATGTCTGTAAACCAGTCTGACAGTTTTTACGCGGCAACCGGCACGCCGGCTCCCATCGCCACCGACGGCGACGGCTTCGCGCTGCACGCCGACGATCGCCGCGCCATGCTCGAGGAGCGCGCCCACTACGAGCAGCCCCAGGCGGCGTGCATCGAGGCGCTGAAAATCGTTCAGAAACGCCACGGCTGGGTGCCCGACGGCGCCATCGCCGCCATCGCCGAGGTACTCGGCGTCGGCCCCGGCAGCGTGGAAGGCGTGGCCACCTTTTACAATCTGATTTTCCGTCAGCCGGTCGGCCGCCACGTGATTCTCGTCTGCGACAGCAGCTCGTGCTTTTTGACCGGCTATGACGAGCTCAGCGCCGCGCTAAGCCAGCGGCTGGGCATCCGCTTTGGCGAAACCACCAAGGACAACCGCTTTACCCTGCTGCCCACCTGCTGTTTGGGCGCCTGCGATCGCGGGCCGGCCATGATGATCGATGACGACACCTTTGGCCCCATTGCGCCGAGTGACTTAAGCGAGCTTCTGGAGGCGTATCCATGA
- a CDS encoding NADH-ubiquinone oxidoreductase-F iron-sulfur binding region domain-containing protein: MTAIPANSRLRYHSQLRQGADERREETHPLTWRLHDDGSRIGLDEYRQKNGYAGAEKALAMDPADVIEAMKTANVRGRGGGGFSAGVKWSLTQVGENLPRGYTVCNADEMEPGTFKDRMLMEQQPHLLIEGMIIAGHANRSKYGYIFLRGEYVEAARSLAIAIEEAREAGLLGDNVAGSGFDFNIALHTGAGRYICGEETALINSLEGKRANPRAKPPFPGQSGAWGKPTVVNNVETLCNAPAVMQHGADWYQALSGDLSGDGGTKLYGVSGLVNKPGLWELPIGTSGWDIMERAGGMREGHTLKTWLPGGGSTGFLLPEHLELALDFDTVGQYGSRLGTGLLTVVSQRQSLVGLLRNLEQFFARESCGWCTPCRDGLHWTAKILQAIEHGEGRPGDIELLQEHAQNIGPGLTFCAHAPGAAMPLESAIRHFRADFEAGIVKKEVEGVTAAADGADTAAANEEVS; the protein is encoded by the coding sequence ATGACGGCAATTCCCGCAAACTCCCGGCTGCGCTATCACAGCCAGCTGCGCCAGGGCGCCGACGAGCGCCGCGAGGAGACGCACCCGCTGACCTGGCGGCTCCACGACGACGGCTCGCGCATCGGGCTTGACGAATACCGGCAGAAAAACGGCTACGCAGGCGCCGAGAAGGCGCTGGCCATGGATCCTGCAGATGTGATCGAGGCGATGAAAACCGCCAACGTTCGCGGTCGCGGCGGCGGCGGCTTCTCCGCCGGGGTCAAGTGGAGCCTGACCCAGGTGGGCGAGAACCTGCCGCGGGGCTACACGGTGTGCAACGCCGACGAAATGGAGCCTGGCACCTTCAAGGACCGCATGCTCATGGAGCAGCAGCCACACCTGCTGATCGAAGGCATGATCATCGCCGGCCACGCCAACCGCTCGAAATACGGCTATATCTTTCTGCGCGGCGAGTACGTCGAAGCCGCGCGCTCGCTGGCAATAGCCATCGAGGAGGCGCGCGAGGCCGGCCTTTTGGGCGATAACGTCGCCGGCAGCGGCTTTGACTTCAACATCGCCCTGCACACCGGCGCCGGGCGCTATATCTGCGGGGAGGAAACCGCGCTGATCAACTCGCTCGAGGGCAAGCGCGCCAACCCCCGGGCCAAGCCGCCGTTTCCCGGCCAGTCCGGCGCCTGGGGCAAGCCCACCGTGGTCAACAACGTCGAAACCCTGTGCAACGCCCCGGCGGTCATGCAGCACGGCGCCGACTGGTATCAGGCGCTGTCCGGCGACCTGAGCGGCGACGGCGGCACCAAGCTTTACGGCGTTTCCGGGCTGGTCAACAAACCCGGCCTGTGGGAGCTGCCCATCGGCACCAGCGGCTGGGACATCATGGAGCGCGCCGGCGGCATGCGCGAAGGGCACACGCTGAAAACCTGGCTTCCCGGCGGCGGCAGCACCGGCTTTTTGCTGCCCGAGCATCTGGAGCTTGCGCTGGACTTTGATACCGTCGGCCAGTACGGCAGCCGGCTGGGGACGGGGCTTTTGACCGTGGTCAGTCAGCGCCAGAGCCTGGTGGGCCTTTTGCGCAACCTGGAGCAGTTCTTTGCCCGGGAATCCTGCGGCTGGTGCACCCCCTGCCGAGACGGTCTGCACTGGACGGCGAAGATACTCCAGGCCATCGAGCACGGCGAAGGCCGGCCCGGCGACATCGAACTTTTGCAGGAGCACGCGCAAAACATCGGCCCTGGGCTCACGTTCTGCGCCCACGCGCCGGGGGCCGCAATGCCGCTGGAGTCGGCGATCCGCCATTTCCGCGCCGACTTTGAAGCAGGCATTGTCAAGAAAGAGGTCGAGGGGGTTACCGCCGCGGCTGACGGCGCGGATACAGCGGCGGCAAACGAAGAGGTGAGCTGA
- the nuoG gene encoding NADH-quinone oxidoreductase subunit NuoG — protein sequence MATIHVDGNAYTVDGSDNLLHACLSLGLDIPYFCWHPAMGSVGACRQCAVKQYKDEDDTQGKIVMSCMTPAANNSWISIDDDEAYAFRARVTEWFMTYHPHDCPVCAEGGHCHLQDMTVMTGHSRRRYRFAKRTHRNQYLGPFVAHEMNRCINCYRCVRFYNDYAGGTDLGVFGMNNNLYFGRYQEGVLESPFAGNLTEVCPTGVFTDKTHTRHYTRKWDLQYAPSVCHQCSVGCNTSPGERYGSVRRIENRYNGEVNSHFLCDRGRFGYDYVNRDDRPRRPEWHDDGTHTELDVDPALDRGADLLRRARRVIGIGSPRASLESNHQLRALVGENNFSTGIAAAEQACLERMAAIDAEGALATPTPRDVENHDAVLVLGEDLLQSAARLGLNVRQAVLGIRDELAEERGIPQWNAEAVKTLAQDSRHPLYIAYPTATGLDDISAASLQLAPDDIARLGFAVAHEIDAEAPAVSDLDDATRAQAGNIARALLAAERPLIVSGGSLESPAVLNATASVARALGKRKKAQKTAGRQAQRGGLLLIRREANSTGLALMGGKPLERALEHVSHGHADTLIVLENDLYERLPNARVNEALTAADSLIVLDHQRTRTWEQATLGLPAASFVETDGTVVNLEGRAQRFYQVYDPRHMRPESRIHSGWRWLDALRSSLGRSASEPVSFDRVLTDCASAYPALEGMEAAGGHAELPGTLKLARAPHRYSGRTSMRADIAVSEPRVPQDPETPFVFSMEGYSGFERPRRNVPFAWAPGWNSPQAWDKFTDSVGGHLQGGDPGVRVTGAQSTSDAAYPSADAIPAAFVRHEGQFQLWVLPRLFGGEATSSRAEAIVERTATPRLTLSAADARALDAEDGTTLTLCLGETRLPLALQVEPHLPDGLVTLPAGVMPGAPNGRWVTLGKEEG from the coding sequence ATGGCAACGATTCATGTGGACGGCAACGCCTATACGGTAGACGGCAGCGACAACCTGCTGCACGCCTGCCTGTCGCTGGGGCTGGACATCCCCTACTTCTGCTGGCACCCGGCCATGGGCAGCGTGGGCGCCTGTCGCCAGTGCGCGGTCAAGCAGTACAAGGACGAAGACGACACCCAGGGCAAGATCGTGATGTCGTGCATGACCCCCGCCGCCAACAACAGCTGGATTTCCATCGACGATGACGAGGCGTACGCGTTTCGCGCCCGCGTGACCGAATGGTTCATGACTTACCACCCCCACGACTGTCCGGTATGCGCCGAAGGCGGCCACTGCCACCTCCAGGACATGACGGTGATGACCGGCCACAGCCGGCGGCGCTACCGCTTTGCCAAGCGCACCCACCGCAACCAGTACCTGGGGCCCTTTGTCGCCCACGAAATGAATCGCTGCATCAACTGCTATCGCTGCGTGCGCTTTTACAACGACTACGCCGGCGGCACGGACCTTGGCGTATTCGGCATGAACAACAACCTCTATTTCGGCCGCTACCAGGAAGGCGTGCTGGAAAGCCCCTTTGCCGGCAATCTCACCGAGGTTTGCCCCACCGGCGTATTCACCGACAAGACCCACACCCGCCACTACACCCGCAAGTGGGACCTGCAGTACGCCCCCAGCGTCTGCCATCAGTGCTCGGTAGGCTGCAACACCAGCCCCGGGGAGCGTTACGGCAGCGTCAGGCGCATCGAAAATCGCTATAACGGCGAAGTCAACAGCCACTTTCTCTGCGACCGCGGCCGCTTCGGCTACGACTACGTCAACCGCGACGATCGTCCGCGCCGGCCGGAATGGCACGATGACGGCACCCATACAGAGCTCGACGTGGACCCGGCGCTGGACCGCGGGGCCGACCTGCTGCGCCGGGCACGGCGAGTCATCGGCATCGGCTCGCCCCGGGCGAGCCTTGAAAGCAACCACCAGCTGAGGGCGCTGGTGGGCGAGAACAACTTTTCCACCGGCATCGCCGCTGCCGAGCAGGCCTGCCTTGAGCGCATGGCCGCCATCGACGCCGAGGGGGCACTGGCCACGCCGACGCCCCGCGACGTCGAAAATCACGACGCGGTGCTGGTCCTCGGCGAGGATCTGCTGCAAAGCGCCGCTCGGCTGGGCCTCAACGTGCGCCAGGCGGTGCTCGGCATCCGCGACGAGCTCGCCGAAGAGCGCGGTATCCCTCAGTGGAACGCCGAGGCGGTGAAAACCCTGGCTCAGGACAGCCGCCATCCGCTCTATATCGCCTACCCCACTGCCACCGGCCTTGACGACATCAGCGCGGCAAGCCTGCAGCTGGCGCCGGACGATATCGCTCGGCTGGGCTTTGCCGTGGCTCACGAGATCGACGCCGAGGCGCCGGCGGTCAGCGACCTTGACGACGCCACTCGGGCCCAGGCCGGCAATATCGCTCGGGCGCTACTTGCCGCCGAGCGCCCGCTTATCGTGAGCGGCGGCTCGCTTGAATCGCCTGCCGTTCTCAACGCCACCGCCAGCGTCGCCCGGGCGCTGGGGAAACGGAAAAAGGCGCAGAAAACAGCCGGCCGGCAAGCGCAGCGCGGCGGCCTGCTTCTCATACGCCGGGAAGCCAACAGCACCGGGCTTGCGCTGATGGGCGGCAAGCCTTTGGAGCGCGCACTCGAGCACGTCTCCCACGGCCACGCCGACACCCTCATCGTGCTGGAAAACGACCTCTACGAGCGTCTGCCGAATGCCCGGGTAAACGAAGCCCTGACGGCGGCCGATAGCCTGATCGTGCTCGATCACCAGCGCACCCGGACCTGGGAGCAAGCCACTCTTGGCCTGCCCGCGGCAAGCTTTGTCGAAACCGACGGCACCGTGGTCAACCTCGAAGGCCGCGCCCAGCGGTTTTATCAAGTTTACGATCCGCGCCACATGCGCCCGGAATCTCGCATCCACTCCGGCTGGCGCTGGCTTGACGCTCTGCGTTCAAGCCTCGGGCGCAGCGCCAGCGAGCCTGTATCCTTTGACCGGGTGCTGACCGACTGCGCCTCGGCCTACCCGGCCCTTGAAGGCATGGAAGCGGCCGGCGGCCACGCCGAGCTTCCCGGCACGCTCAAACTTGCAAGGGCGCCCCACCGCTACAGCGGGCGCACCTCGATGCGCGCCGACATCGCCGTCAGCGAACCGCGCGTCCCCCAGGACCCGGAGACGCCCTTTGTTTTTTCCATGGAGGGCTACAGCGGCTTTGAACGCCCGCGCCGAAACGTGCCCTTTGCCTGGGCGCCGGGCTGGAACTCGCCTCAGGCGTGGGACAAGTTCACCGACAGCGTGGGCGGCCACCTTCAGGGCGGCGATCCGGGGGTTCGCGTGACCGGAGCCCAAAGCACGTCGGACGCGGCCTACCCCAGCGCCGACGCTATCCCCGCTGCTTTTGTCCGCCACGAGGGCCAGTTCCAGCTGTGGGTTCTGCCGCGGCTGTTCGGCGGCGAGGCCACCTCGTCCCGCGCCGAGGCGATCGTCGAACGCACGGCAACGCCTCGCCTGACGCTAAGCGCGGCCGATGCCCGGGCGCTTGACGCCGAGGACGGCACCACGCTGACACTGTGCCTTGGCGAGACGCGCCTGCCCCTCGCCCTGCAGGTGGAGCCTCATCTGCCCGACGGGCTGGTGACGCTGCCCGCCGGGGTCATGCCCGGCGCGCCGAACGGTCGCTGGGTCACCCTGGGCAAGGAGGAAGGCTGA
- the nuoH gene encoding NADH-quinone oxidoreductase subunit NuoH yields the protein MEWAMLEGLRPAWLSPTLLATAIAMIEAVAILLVAVLISALLTVVERRMLGLWQDRYGPNRVGPFGSLQLIADMLKIFFKEDWIPPFADRTIFLLAPAIAMASLLLSFVIIPITPTLGVADWNIGLLFFLAMGGINVYSVLLGGWSSGNKYALIGAMRSSAQTISYEVFMGLSLMGVVATAGSFNLREIVSAQEGLWFVIPQFLGFCNFLIAGFAVTHRHPFDQPEAEQELADGYHVEYSSMKFGMFFIGEYVGMLLISALTVTLFFGGWHGPFLPPIVWFMLKTAVFTLLFVLVRAALPRPRYDRVMTFGWIVCLPLTLLNLLVTGAIILLAAPA from the coding sequence ATGGAATGGGCAATGCTTGAAGGCCTGCGCCCGGCGTGGCTGAGCCCGACGCTGCTGGCGACGGCCATTGCCATGATCGAGGCCGTGGCGATTCTGCTCGTCGCGGTGCTTATAAGTGCCTTGCTCACCGTGGTGGAGCGCCGGATGCTGGGGCTGTGGCAGGACCGCTACGGACCCAACCGGGTGGGGCCGTTCGGCTCGCTGCAGCTGATCGCCGACATGCTCAAGATCTTTTTCAAGGAAGACTGGATTCCGCCCTTCGCCGACCGCACGATTTTCCTGCTGGCGCCGGCCATTGCCATGGCCTCGCTGCTGCTTTCGTTCGTGATCATCCCCATCACGCCGACGCTCGGGGTGGCGGACTGGAACATCGGCCTGCTGTTCTTCCTTGCCATGGGCGGCATCAACGTTTACTCGGTGCTGCTGGGCGGCTGGTCCAGCGGCAACAAGTATGCGCTGATCGGCGCCATGCGCTCTTCGGCCCAGACCATCTCCTATGAGGTGTTCATGGGGCTTTCGCTCATGGGCGTCGTGGCAACCGCGGGCTCGTTCAACCTGCGCGAAATCGTCAGCGCCCAGGAAGGCCTGTGGTTTGTCATCCCCCAGTTTCTGGGCTTTTGCAACTTTCTCATCGCCGGCTTTGCGGTCACTCACCGCCACCCCTTCGACCAGCCCGAAGCCGAGCAGGAGCTCGCCGACGGCTACCACGTCGAGTATTCCAGCATGAAGTTCGGCATGTTCTTCATCGGCGAATACGTGGGCATGCTGCTGATTTCGGCGCTCACCGTGACGCTGTTCTTTGGCGGCTGGCACGGGCCTTTCCTGCCGCCGATTGTCTGGTTCATGCTCAAGACCGCGGTCTTTACGCTGCTGTTTGTTCTGGTGCGGGCTGCGCTGCCCCGGCCGCGCTACGACCGCGTCATGACCTTTGGCTGGATTGTCTGTCTGCCGCTCACGCTGCTCAACCTGCTGGTCACCGGCGCCATTATTCTGCTCGCGGCGCCGGCGTAG